ggatttctgctccatccccatacacgttaacagacttttccagtagatgtactggccgcgattgccagggcaaattaatcattaaacacgcttgcttttaaaccatgtgtaatgtttacaaatatttacaaaggtacactcaccagaggtctcctgtgtgccctgagggtcttgggtgagttcgggggttactggttccaggtccagggtcacaaacatatcctggctgttggggaaaccggtttctccgcttccttgctgctgtgagctacctacagtacctccatcctcatcttcctcgttccccgaaccgtcttccctgtgtgtttccccagtgagagagtcatagcacacggttggggtagtggtggctgcaccccctaggatcgcatgcagctccgcgtagtagcggcaagtttgcggctctgccccggaccttccgtttgcttctctggctttgtggtaagcttgccgtagctccttaattttcacgcggcactgctgtgtgtccctgttatggcctcggtccttcatggccttggagatcttttctaatactttgccatttcttttactgctacggagttcagctatcactgcttcatctccccatatggcgagcagatcccgtacctcccgttcggtccatgctggagctcttttgcgatcctgggactccatcacggttacctgtgctgatgagctctgcgtggtcacctgtgctctccacgctgagcaaacaggaaatgaaattcaaaccttcgcgggtcttttcctgtctacctggtcagtgcatctgagttgagagtgctgtccagagcggtcacaatgaagcactgtgggatagctcccggaggccaataacgtcgaattccatccacactaccccaattccgacccgcaaaggccggttttatcgctaatcccctcgtcggaggtggtgtaaagaaaccggtttaaagggccctttaagtcgaaagaaagggcttcatcgtgtggacgtgtccaggcttaattcgatttaacgctgctaaagtcgacctaaacccgtagtgtagaccaggcctaaatggaGCTGAGGTTTCTTGAAAACCTGGCTTTGCTTGTGGATGTTGAACACTGGAAATTGAAGCCCTACATGAATTCAGCTCCTTGGTTCATTTGTGAATTGTCAGAGAATACACGTTGCTGTTTACTAGAGTTGGTTGTAACAGAGAAATGATTCTTTGTCATGGGGGGATTAGGATTTTTCTCTCCAATTTTGGTTGAAACCCTGAACTCCTCTCCCTAATTGATGCATCAAGTCTTGCTATTGTGGcatgtgattggtcacctaagcCACATGGTATTTCCTCTCCTTGATTGGTTGCCTTTTACTCGAGGTATGAAGCTGTCTCTGTCTGGGAACTCCACCACCCTTCTCACTCCTCACTCTCTTGATATGTCACATGAGATTCTCTACAGAAGCTCAAATCAGAGAGATTACTAACTGTACAGTcccttggagggggaggggaacactcAAACCTTTAGTAAAGATTCATATGATGGAGGGGCTGGCATGCATAGATGCTCCACCCTGAGTCCCCAAGGCTGGAGCCTGGTGGAAAATGTACCAGTCTACTTTCCAGAACAGTCAGCTTTAAAGTGGCCATGCATTGGGCTTGACAATTCTAACCCACTTTGCATAGGAACCGTTACTCTGCAAACTGGCTGTTTTGCCAAGCCAAATGGCCTTTAACAGATGACCCgggtgccaggagacagagtATACCTGGATTTCAGCTCATTGAGGTTCTCATTAAAACCAGGCTTATTCTCGACATGTGTTTATATTTAGtgccttttatttttatattgtctTCCTGTTCCATGCTGTAACTATGGGCGTGGTGTTATATCTTCTACATATATCCTCTCCGTATGAAGATATAAGCAATAGGGGTAACTTTATGGCCCAGTCTGTTTCCAGTTCACTGTGGAGTATGTCCTGGGCAGAGTGTTTTTTTTTACAGAGTCAATTGATTCCCAACATGAGATGAATGCTGCAGTAAGGCAGGGGACAATGGCTACAACCTGAGAACTAAAATCTGTCCACAGTTGTACCCATGCAACCTGCTCTGAAGTCTGGGGCTTTGCATAGGTGTTACCATGGGCCAAACTTGGGCTTCAGTTTTCAGTAACAgaggatagccgtgttagtctgtatctacaaaaacaacaaggagtctggtggctttCAGTAAGGTGCAGCTGTTCACCAAAGGTGATCGTAGTTGCTACAGGAAAGAGAATGAATCGTCAGTGGCATCCCACCTGCTTAAGCTAGTGTTGCCTTGCCACTGTGCTGTTTGTCACAAGTTGTTTGTCACAGCTGTCCCTTGAACACTGCGCCAGACTGAGAACACTAAATGCACCCTGAAATATCTCCAAGGGGATACCACATGGCTGCACCCTCAGGTTGTGTTGTGACGCCATTTGGTGCCATGGTGCAGTAGCATTGTGTTCCCACATCATAAGGTTTTAGTGGGATGACACAGCATCAAGAGAACATCAGAGACAAGTCATACAATAATGTTGCCAGAGGGGAAGAATACTTAGAAAGTGGCCATCCGGTTCCCGACACCATCTGGTGACGTGAGATCAGCAGATGCACATGTTCTTTTTACTGTTAACCAGTATTGAAGCAGGATGGATACTGACGTTCGGTCTCTGACGCAAAGTTTCCAGAGTCACCGGTGTCACTAATGCTGTCTGTTTCAGTAAGCTGGAGTGGGTGCAGAATGAGCAAGACTCTCAGGAATACTCTAGAGATGATACTGAAGCAAAATCTATAGCCTGGAGAACCCCCCAACTTTGGGCACATAGAAGAGAGGAATTTGAAATCTGGATCTCAGTTTGTGGCTATGGCCTGTTGCTGTTTTCCAGACACAGTTTGCTGGAGTTAGAGTTGAGCTTTCAGAGTGACAAGCTGGGAAAAGATACACTAGGTGCAGCCTTTGCTGATTCAATGTCCGAAATCACCCAGGCCCTAGAGTGGATATTTGGGTAGTAGTAAGGATTGTATAGCTCTAACATGTTTGAGTACCTGGCAGACTAACTGGCAGGCGTGTTAAGCATGGAAAAGCTTAAATATATAAGTAAATAATTGAACTGCACACCCATTGCTTCATGCCATTGGGTAGCCTCTAGATTTATACAAAgtgttcagggccagctccagcatttctgctgccccaagcaaaaaaaaaaaaagccgtgatcggcggcggcagttcagcagcaggtccttcgctcctagagggagtgagggacctgccgcccctgaattgccgcaggtgtcgcccctctcccttggccgccccaagcacctgcttgttaagctggtgcctggagccggccctgaaagtGTGCCAGGCCTGCAAGATAGAGAATGGGATCTGACAGGCTTGGGTCAAATGCATGTGGTTGCTACCATCCTTCTGCTCCCACAGTCTGGAAAGCTACCTTCCTAGCCAAGCtgtaaaaattacatttttacaaaAGCTGAATGTTCCATGCTGCTCATTTGACCACAGTATGTCTTTAAGAGGATGGAAGAAGAGCAGGCAGATGTTACTGGTCAAAAGACAGACTGAATACACACACTTCTCTCTTTTATTTAACATCCGCACTGTCTGTGCATGTCACACTACCCAGCAACAGGTGGGGCTACAGGATACTACCTATCTGGATACATTGGGAGGTGCAAGGTCAAAGAATGAGATTGAAAGcctggcttcattgaagtcagttgggggggcggggaggggagggcgttGTCATTGACAGCAGTGGGATTTGACCCCCAAGTGCCTATAACCAAGCAATAAGTTCAGTATTGTGTCGTCACCCAGAGTCTGCAGGCTGTCTAACAGCAACTTTGAGAGGTGAGAACTCCCCCGTCCCACAGTAATCTCAATGAGGCGTTAACTCTGAAATGTAATGATGGGACTTTAAATGTCAGCATTAACTACCTCATTGCTAATCATAGTGAGGACGGTGGGAGGAAAGCTGGTGACTGGGAGACGCTGGAAGGAAAGACATGCAAAGGCAAGAAAGGAGGACAGAAGCAGAtacaaaagagggagagaaacagagaaatgaagagagggaggaagagaaacaGAGGTCCTAAAGGGGAGCAGATTTCCCCACTGAGTGATGCTGGATACAATAAGATACTTAACAAATAATGCTAATAACTAAATGTTTGGTTACAACGTAAAGGCCAAATTCCATCTTCGATCTTTATCCAAAGCTTGTCAGTAAGCAACTGTACTGTAGATTAAGGCGGAGTAGAGTCCTATATTGACACCCAGCCCATGAATtataattaaaaatggaattttaaCCTCTCCATGAAATGCGTTTGACACTCTGGTCTAGACTGCGGTTGGACCATCAGTTACTTCCTTATATAAATATTCCACACAACACATTGCTGCTTCTTATGTATATTTAATGCCAATGCCCCCAGGGTCAGAAATCAGCAGCAGGGCTTGAACTTTCAACATCTGGATCTTAATGCATGCAGCTCGACTGCCTGAGTTAAAATATCCAGTTATTTAGCCACAGCTGTAGCAGGCTCTTCACCCTCTGTGTGGTCAAGTGACTGCTAGTGGCAGACAGAGCATCACACCAAGTGGTGATAGCTTACAGATAGAAAATGTTGTCACATCTCTGTCTCTTTGACTGTCATTGCAACACAATATGTCACAATGTCATAATGATCACCCACTGATCAAGGAGGATTTAATACCACTTTGCATTAGGTTCCTGAACAAGCTGACTGGACTGTATTGTCAGTTGGGAGCCATGGTGACATAGCATATCATCTACTATACAAGGAATGCCACTAAGTAGGAGAGGGtaaggcaccaaaatacaagttagAATTGCTTCGTTAATAGAAAAGGCTGGGAAAGAATATTCCACTGAAAATTTAAACTTTTTGgccaaaaaacattttttcccagtttttagcaacaaagcaaaacaaaagaaaatcagCTGAAAAACTGGGAAAAAATGGTTTTAGGTTTTCAAATGAGAAATTAAGGAAAACTTGAGGAAATAGaccttttctgtggaaaatttttcatttactcaaaaccccatttttttaaaggagtggAACAGTTTTAACCTTCcctgaggatctcaaagggcCTGGTCTCTGCAGtgcttagataccacagtgatgcaTACTACAGAAAATCCTAATAGGGATACCTGAGGTTATTATGTGCTACCAGAATATACATATTTACTGCTAAGTATCTCTTCTCCCGCATGGCCGGTCagcattgttatccccattttacagatggggagaaggaagcagagaGAGGCTAAGTGTCTtgttgtgacgttcccctggtgttatctggagcAGTGATCTGCTagatcactccaatccttgactctgggagccagccttaccctgctctgctgtgagaacccccactcctgggttgttcatgcacagcctctggcatgcaagctgctccttggattgtgcaaccgaatgacactagccaatatctccagtcccagacacaaccctaggaacctctgtcttgcagtgtccagttatgcccgctggatgctgcaagcttatatgagtttgtcaatttaacaaagaaattgatatgtaccaggcttgttattccaaggggagtctctgacatgcttcaaaccaaatgcactgcttcaggtagaataaacaaacaaatttagtaacacaaaaaatagattttaagtgattataagtcaaagcacaagaagtcagatttggtcaaatgaaataaaagcaaaacgcattctaagctgattttaatgctttcagtgcccttacaaacttagatgcttctcaccacaggctggctggttgcccttcagccaggctctcccctttgatcagcatttcagtcgcttggtggtgatgtctgtagatggaggtggaagagagaggacgAGCATGGCAAAtgcctctcccttttatcatgttctttcttccctcttggctttgccccccccctttcAGGGTCAGGTGAACAATACCTTGTGATAGTCCCAGACaggccagggaaggggggtgactcactcgagagtccaacagatcctttgttgctgcctaagccagtgtctTTTGCTcatgtgaggctgggctgggtttgtcccatacatgtcctgatgaggtgtgaactgcccctctgttcctggagagttttgcctgggcttgttttaagccatgaggacacattttcagcctcataactatacacctctaccccaatataatgcgacccgatataacacgaattctgatataatgcggtaaagcagtgctccgggggggtggggcttcgcactccggcggatcaaagcaagttcgatataatgcagtttcacctataacgtggtaagattttttggctcccgaggacagagttatatcgaggtagaggtgtatatgaaattacaacctataacattactataacaataatgctcagtgcatcatgagccttctgaagacacccaacatgacaaactttgcattggataccacacaatcatattataaggatgaacatgggggtgcagggtatttccctgaggtacagagtgtcacacttgTCCCAAGGCAGAGTTGGAAATAGAATTCAGGAAGCTATGTTGATCCTTTGCAGCCAACCACTAGCCCACATTCTCATGAAACAACAGAGtggatttgtttttaaaccactACCCCCAAAACACCCACAAATTAGGTCCATTCCATCCTTCTCGTGGGGCTCTGGTGACTCTCCCTCTGTTTGTGGCTGGTGATGTCATCAGAACTCACAGATGGAATTATCTTAGTACATACAATTCTGGAAGCGGCTTGTTTGGGCTATTCTGTAGTTGCTTAGTAAAATCTCCTGGGCCACCTTTTCTGAGGCTCCAGATCCCTTTTCCTTTCTCACAGGTCGCCACCATTTTCCTCCTCCCAGAAGATTATATTTTTGTTGCGTGGAAAAAGCCC
This region of Chrysemys picta bellii isolate R12L10 chromosome 9, ASM1138683v2, whole genome shotgun sequence genomic DNA includes:
- the LOC135973383 gene encoding uncharacterized protein LOC135973383, producing MESQDRKRAPAWTEREVRDLLAIWGDEAVIAELRSSKRNGKVLEKISKAMKDRGHNRDTQQCRVKIKELRQAYHKAREANGRSGAEPQTCRYYAELHAILGGAATTTPTVCYDSLTGETHREDGSGNEEDEDGGTVGSSQQQGSGETGFPNSQDMFVTLDLEPVTPELTQDPQGTQETSAANVSPSQRLVNIRKRKHRTRDDMFTELQMSSHTDRAQQNAWRQSMSDMRKAQYEREERWRAEWRDEKSKWRAEDDRWRQLADRRQESMLRLLEHQTDMLERMVELQERQQEQRPPLQPLCNQQPSSPSSIASSPRRPRTRCGGLRPPSHSTPDDRPSIRRLAFNKS